A window from Panulirus ornatus isolate Po-2019 chromosome 29, ASM3632096v1, whole genome shotgun sequence encodes these proteins:
- the LOC139758005 gene encoding uncharacterized protein, which produces MATEMKDLSEAAAKARDDVEVEAGQSSSGEEEGQGVAKKETVVVRLGEGKLTGPMRFITCYATVFTFVVMTGGIVWLLLISPPFNVAPETLPGRSGAGLPQPTSVLQTTVFPTETETPEFSSDFNQA; this is translated from the coding sequence ATGGCGACGGAGATGAAGGACCTGTCGGAGGCGGCGGCGAAGGCGCGGGACGATGTGGAGGTGGAGGCGGGTCAGTCGTCTTCCGGGGAAGAGGAAGGGCAGGGGGTGGCGAAgaaggagacggtggtggtgcgCCTGGGGGAGGGCAAGCTGACGGGGCCCATGCGCTTCATCACCTGCTACGCCACCGTCTTCACCTTCGTCGTTATGACGGGGGGCATCGTCTGGCTCCTGCTGATCTCCCCGCCCTTCAACGTGGCCCCGGAGACTCTGCCGGGGCGGAGCGGCGCCGGTCTGCCCCAGCCCACCTCCGTCTTACAGACCACTGTCTTCCCCACGGAGACGGAGACCCCAGAGTTCAGCTCCGACTTCAACCAGGCCTGA